Proteins encoded by one window of Flagellimonas lutaonensis:
- the ettA gene encoding energy-dependent translational throttle protein EttA: MSDDKKVIFSMAGVTKTYKSANTPVLKDIYLSFFYGAKIGILGLNGSGKSTLLRIIAGVDKNYQGDVVFSPGYSVGYLEQEPQLDDEKTVLEVVKEGVAETVAVLDEYNKINDMFALPEVYEDADKMQKLMDKQAALQDKIDASNAWELDTKLEIAMDALRTPEPDKKIAVLSGGERRRVALCRLLLQEPDVLLLDEPTNHLDAESVHWLEHHLAQYKGTVIAVTHDRYFLDNVAGWILELDRGEGIPWKGNYSSWLDQKAKRLAQESKQASKRQKTLERELEWVRQGAKGRQAKQKARLKNYDKLLSQDQKQIEEKLEIYIPNGPRLGTKVIEAKGVSKAYGEKLLYEDLNFNLPQAGIVGIIGPNGAGKTTIFKMIMGEETPDKGEFIVGDTAKIAYVDQSHSNIDPEKTIWENFSDGQELIMMGGKQVNSRAYLSRFNFSGSEQNKKVSALSGGERNRLHLAMTLKEEGNVLLLDEPTNDLDVNTLRALEEGLENFAGCAVIISHDRWFLDRICTHILAFEGDSQVYFFEGSFSDYEENKKKRLGADIMPKRIKYKKLVR; this comes from the coding sequence ATGTCTGACGACAAAAAAGTAATTTTTTCCATGGCTGGGGTCACCAAGACCTATAAATCGGCCAATACACCTGTTTTAAAAGATATTTACCTCAGCTTTTTCTACGGTGCTAAAATTGGCATTTTAGGACTAAACGGTTCTGGTAAGTCAACCTTGCTGAGAATTATTGCCGGGGTCGACAAAAACTATCAAGGCGATGTGGTTTTTTCGCCGGGATATTCCGTGGGATATTTGGAGCAAGAACCCCAACTGGATGATGAAAAGACCGTTCTAGAGGTTGTCAAGGAAGGTGTTGCCGAAACCGTTGCGGTTTTGGACGAATACAATAAGATCAACGATATGTTTGCGCTGCCCGAGGTCTATGAGGATGCTGATAAAATGCAGAAACTCATGGACAAGCAGGCAGCGCTTCAAGACAAAATCGATGCATCGAATGCGTGGGAACTCGACACCAAGCTAGAAATTGCCATGGATGCGTTGCGAACCCCCGAACCTGACAAAAAAATTGCAGTGCTTTCGGGTGGCGAACGTCGTAGGGTGGCCCTTTGCCGTTTGCTCTTGCAAGAACCTGATGTGCTCTTGCTCGATGAGCCCACGAACCATTTGGATGCCGAATCGGTACACTGGCTCGAGCATCATTTGGCCCAATACAAGGGTACCGTGATTGCCGTAACGCACGACCGGTACTTCTTGGACAATGTGGCGGGATGGATTCTCGAACTTGATAGGGGAGAGGGCATTCCATGGAAAGGAAATTACTCGAGTTGGCTTGACCAAAAGGCCAAACGCTTGGCACAAGAGAGCAAACAAGCCTCAAAACGCCAAAAAACACTTGAACGCGAATTGGAATGGGTACGCCAAGGGGCCAAGGGCCGCCAAGCCAAACAAAAGGCACGTCTAAAAAACTATGACAAGCTGCTCAGCCAAGATCAAAAACAGATAGAAGAAAAATTGGAGATTTATATCCCGAACGGTCCACGCTTGGGCACCAAAGTTATCGAGGCAAAAGGTGTCAGCAAGGCCTATGGCGAAAAACTGTTGTACGAAGACCTGAACTTCAACCTGCCACAGGCGGGCATTGTCGGTATTATTGGTCCGAACGGGGCAGGTAAGACCACCATTTTTAAAATGATCATGGGTGAAGAGACCCCTGACAAGGGTGAGTTTATTGTGGGAGACACCGCCAAGATTGCGTATGTTGACCAAAGCCATTCGAATATCGACCCCGAGAAAACAATTTGGGAAAATTTCAGTGACGGACAAGAATTGATCATGATGGGGGGCAAACAGGTAAACTCACGCGCCTACCTGAGCCGTTTCAACTTTTCGGGCAGTGAGCAGAACAAGAAGGTCAGTGCCCTATCGGGCGGTGAGCGAAACCGCTTGCATTTAGCCATGACCCTGAAAGAAGAAGGCAATGTATTGTTACTTGACGAGCCCACCAACGATTTGGACGTAAATACTCTACGGGCGCTGGAAGAGGGTCTTGAGAATTTTGCAGGCTGCGCCGTTATCATCTCGCACGACCGCTGGTTTTTGGATAGAATCTGTACCCATATTCTGGCCTTCGAAGGCGACTCACAGGTGTATTTCTTTGAAGGATCCTTTTCAGATTATGAAGAGAACAAAAAGAAACGATTGGGGGCGGACATCATGCCGAAACGCATCAAATACAAGAAGTTGGTTCGTTGA
- a CDS encoding MBL fold metallo-hydrolase, with product MGQKTSWGNPSDEVKIHPIQHATAVLEWNNLTIYVDPTGGAEAFEGFEAPDLILITDIHGDHYNLETLEELDTQKAKIIVPKAVADKMPPAFTPQIDVLNNGDTKERFGITIEAVPMYNLRDEAKKFHEKGRGNGYVLNMGGQRIYISGDTEDIPEMRALTNIDKALVCMNLPYTMTVESAADAVLVFEPKQVYPYHYRGRPEVSNVAKFKRLVNSGNPNIEVVQLDWYPNDDY from the coding sequence ATGGGCCAAAAGACTTCATGGGGAAACCCGTCGGATGAGGTCAAAATTCATCCCATTCAACATGCTACCGCGGTCTTGGAATGGAACAATCTTACCATATATGTTGACCCTACGGGTGGTGCCGAAGCGTTTGAGGGTTTTGAAGCCCCTGACCTTATCTTGATTACCGATATACATGGAGACCATTATAATTTGGAGACTTTGGAAGAACTTGACACCCAAAAGGCCAAAATAATTGTGCCCAAAGCGGTCGCCGATAAAATGCCTCCAGCCTTTACGCCGCAGATAGATGTGCTAAACAATGGTGATACCAAAGAGCGTTTCGGCATCACCATTGAGGCCGTGCCCATGTACAACCTGAGGGATGAAGCAAAAAAGTTCCATGAAAAGGGTCGCGGCAATGGCTATGTGCTCAATATGGGCGGCCAGCGCATCTATATTTCCGGAGATACGGAGGATATTCCTGAAATGCGGGCCCTGACCAACATTGACAAGGCCTTGGTCTGCATGAACCTGCCCTATACCATGACAGTGGAAAGCGCTGCCGATGCCGTGCTGGTATTCGAACCCAAACAGGTATATCCGTACCATTACCGGGGTCGACCCGAAGTAAGCAATGTGGCCAAATTTAAACGGTTGGTAAACAGCGGTAATCCAAACATTGAAGTGGTACAATTAGATTGGTACCCGAATGATGATTATTGA
- a CDS encoding M16 family metallopeptidase, with protein MKHSFKAFFLAMVVLAVGCKEKAEEKQAASEFKVPVEYYKLDNGLKVILSQDKTSPTAIVAVYYNIGFRIEPKDRTGFAHLFEHMMFQGSKNLGKMEFIKLVQQNGGVLNGSTRFDFTNYFEIVPSHKLETMLWAEADRMRGLDITQENLTNQQGVVKNEVKVNVLNQPYGGFPWLDMPQFANNNWYNAHNFYGDLEDLDAANLEDVEQFFKTYYAPNNAALAVVGDFEIEEAKAWIEKYFGDIPAAELPPQPDISEPRQEMEKDSVKNDPLANKPAIAIAYHMPERNTPEYYAMGLLDQILVQGDNGLLVQKLEKEKGFTSDVNGGINYLGNMFNYKGPMLWMYDFTYDQETSKEEILAAVDEAMVDLKQNLDQEMIDKAIIKIRSQLYDDIGGFFGLGRADLLCSFALFDDDPERINSIEEEFKKITPEIVSRTIDEYLRKTNRSILTVNPLLAENEKTK; from the coding sequence ATGAAACATTCATTTAAGGCATTCTTTTTGGCCATGGTCGTATTGGCAGTGGGCTGTAAAGAAAAGGCCGAGGAAAAACAAGCGGCATCGGAATTCAAGGTGCCTGTGGAGTACTACAAACTTGACAACGGGCTCAAAGTCATTCTCTCACAAGACAAGACCTCGCCCACGGCCATTGTGGCGGTCTATTACAACATCGGGTTTCGTATCGAGCCAAAAGACCGTACCGGCTTTGCCCATTTGTTCGAGCATATGATGTTTCAAGGTTCAAAAAATTTGGGCAAGATGGAATTCATCAAACTTGTACAGCAGAATGGAGGGGTGCTCAACGGTTCTACCCGTTTTGACTTTACCAACTATTTTGAGATCGTGCCCTCGCACAAACTGGAAACCATGCTCTGGGCCGAGGCAGACCGTATGCGGGGACTCGATATTACCCAAGAAAACCTGACCAACCAACAGGGGGTGGTAAAGAACGAGGTTAAGGTAAACGTGCTCAACCAACCTTATGGGGGCTTCCCTTGGTTGGATATGCCACAGTTTGCCAATAACAACTGGTACAACGCCCATAACTTTTATGGCGATTTAGAGGATTTGGATGCAGCCAACCTTGAAGATGTGGAACAATTCTTTAAAACATACTATGCCCCCAATAATGCTGCATTGGCGGTAGTGGGCGATTTTGAGATAGAAGAGGCCAAGGCGTGGATAGAAAAGTACTTTGGTGATATCCCCGCTGCTGAATTGCCCCCACAGCCTGATATTTCCGAACCCCGGCAAGAAATGGAAAAAGACTCGGTCAAAAACGACCCCTTGGCCAACAAACCCGCCATAGCCATTGCCTACCATATGCCAGAACGCAACACCCCTGAATACTACGCCATGGGGCTATTGGACCAGATCTTGGTGCAGGGCGACAACGGACTGTTGGTACAAAAACTAGAAAAGGAAAAGGGCTTTACCTCTGATGTCAACGGTGGCATCAATTATCTGGGCAATATGTTCAACTACAAAGGCCCCATGTTATGGATGTATGATTTCACCTATGACCAAGAAACCTCCAAAGAAGAAATTTTGGCCGCGGTCGACGAGGCGATGGTCGATTTGAAGCAAAACTTGGACCAAGAAATGATCGACAAGGCCATTATTAAAATACGGTCGCAGCTCTACGACGATATTGGCGGATTCTTTGGTCTGGGCCGGGCCGACCTTTTGTGCAGCTTTGCGCTGTTCGACGATGACCCAGAACGTATCAATTCCATCGAAGAAGAATTCAAAAAAATAACGCCTGAAATCGTCTCAAGAACCATCGATGAGTACCTGCGAAAGACCAATCGCAGCATCCTCACCGTAAATCCATTATTGGCTGAAAACGAAAAAACAAAATAA
- a CDS encoding CAL67264 family membrane protein produces MNKNTVLAWATFIMIFVGVGMIALGAFKYDEVAGYGFGAVGVGFFAIAWVFNALKGRV; encoded by the coding sequence ATGAATAAAAATACAGTATTGGCTTGGGCCACCTTTATCATGATTTTTGTGGGAGTGGGAATGATTGCCCTCGGAGCTTTCAAGTATGACGAAGTGGCCGGTTATGGCTTTGGTGCGGTCGGTGTTGGTTTTTTTGCCATTGCATGGGTGTTCAATGCCCTGAAAGGGCGTGTTTAA
- the fumC gene encoding class II fumarate hydratase, translating into MEFRIEKDTMGEVKVPADKYWGAQTERSRNNFKIGAAGSMPLEIVYGFAYLKKAAAHANHELGVLSKEKRDLISQVCDEILEGKHDDQFPLVIWQTGSGTQSNMNVNEVIANRAHEMAGKKIGEGEKTIQPNDDVNKSQSSNDTFPTGMHIAAYKKITEVTIPGVKKLRDTLDKKSKEFKNVVKIGRTHLMDATPLTLGQEFSGYVSQLDHGLKALENTLDHLSELALGGTAVGTGLNTPEGYDVLVAKYIAEFTGLPFKTAPNKFEALAAHDAIVESHGALKQLAVSLNKIANDIRMMASGPRSGIGEIIIPANEPGSSIMPGKVNPTQCEALTMVCAQVMGNDVAITVGGTQGHYELNVFKPVMAANILQSAQLLGDACASFEKNCAAGIEPNHDRIKELLNNSLMLVTALNTKIGYYKAAEIANAAHRNGTTLREEAVRLGYVTEEEYDEWVKPEDMVGSFK; encoded by the coding sequence ATGGAGTTCAGAATAGAAAAAGATACCATGGGCGAGGTAAAAGTACCCGCCGACAAGTACTGGGGCGCACAGACAGAGCGCTCAAGAAACAACTTCAAAATAGGTGCGGCAGGCTCAATGCCGTTAGAGATTGTGTATGGATTTGCCTACTTAAAAAAAGCGGCGGCCCATGCCAACCATGAACTGGGGGTTTTATCAAAAGAAAAAAGGGATCTGATATCACAGGTTTGCGATGAAATTCTCGAAGGAAAGCACGATGACCAGTTTCCCTTGGTGATTTGGCAAACCGGCTCGGGCACCCAGAGCAACATGAACGTGAACGAGGTCATCGCCAACAGGGCCCATGAAATGGCCGGCAAAAAAATTGGTGAGGGCGAAAAGACCATTCAGCCCAACGATGATGTGAACAAGTCACAATCTTCAAACGACACCTTTCCAACGGGCATGCACATTGCGGCCTACAAAAAAATCACCGAGGTCACCATACCCGGTGTGAAAAAGCTGCGGGATACCCTTGATAAAAAATCCAAAGAATTCAAAAACGTGGTCAAAATCGGGCGAACCCACTTGATGGATGCCACGCCCCTTACACTTGGCCAAGAGTTTTCTGGCTATGTGTCACAGCTTGACCATGGCTTGAAGGCCCTTGAAAACACCCTAGATCATTTAAGTGAACTGGCCTTGGGCGGTACGGCGGTAGGTACGGGGCTGAACACTCCCGAAGGCTATGATGTACTGGTGGCGAAATACATTGCAGAATTTACCGGTCTTCCCTTTAAGACCGCCCCGAACAAGTTTGAGGCCTTGGCAGCACACGATGCCATTGTAGAGAGCCATGGCGCACTGAAACAACTGGCCGTTTCACTGAACAAGATTGCCAACGATATTCGCATGATGGCCTCCGGACCACGTTCAGGCATCGGGGAAATCATCATCCCTGCCAACGAACCGGGCAGCTCCATTATGCCGGGCAAGGTGAATCCGACCCAATGTGAGGCCCTTACCATGGTGTGCGCGCAGGTAATGGGCAACGATGTGGCCATCACCGTAGGCGGCACACAAGGCCACTACGAGCTGAATGTTTTTAAACCCGTTATGGCGGCCAACATACTACAATCGGCCCAGTTGTTGGGTGATGCCTGTGCAAGTTTCGAGAAGAACTGCGCGGCAGGCATAGAACCGAACCACGACAGAATCAAAGAGCTACTGAACAATTCGTTGATGTTGGTAACGGCATTGAACACCAAGATTGGCTACTACAAGGCCGCCGAAATAGCGAACGCCGCCCACAGAAATGGCACCACCTTGCGTGAGGAGGCCGTAAGGCTTGGGTATGTGACCGAGGAAGAATATGATGAATGGGTCAAACCCGAAGATATGGTGGGCTCCTTTAAATAA
- a CDS encoding Gfo/Idh/MocA family protein, whose amino-acid sequence MAQKIRWGIVGLGKIATSFVNDLKLVEHAELTAVASRSQQKAEAFAKEHGARFAFGDYTSLFEHDRVDVVYIATPHTFHAELAIQAMQHKKHVLCEKPMGISLEEVERMVETATAQKVFLMEALWSRFNPTIRKVKQLVESGEIGRVRYLHADFAFYGLDKDPKGRLLNPSLAGGSLLDIGIYPIFLAYLLFGKPQEIIARAKFHSTGVEVQTAMLFEYEDKQAILYSGLGNTSQMRAEISGEDGTIFIEPRWHEAQAYSLSKNGEETCFDLPATGKGYTHEIEEVINCIASGKLQSDLWSHQNSMELMQLIEAVKRQADIAF is encoded by the coding sequence ATGGCACAAAAGATTCGTTGGGGAATTGTGGGTTTGGGTAAGATCGCCACGAGTTTTGTGAACGACCTGAAATTGGTAGAGCATGCCGAACTAACGGCAGTGGCATCGCGTAGCCAACAGAAAGCCGAGGCCTTTGCAAAAGAACATGGTGCGCGATTTGCTTTTGGTGACTACACATCACTTTTTGAACATGATCGGGTGGATGTGGTCTATATCGCCACGCCCCATACCTTTCATGCCGAATTGGCCATTCAGGCCATGCAGCACAAAAAGCATGTTCTGTGCGAAAAACCAATGGGAATCTCCTTAGAAGAAGTTGAACGCATGGTAGAAACGGCTACCGCCCAAAAGGTATTTTTGATGGAAGCCCTTTGGTCACGCTTCAACCCGACCATTAGAAAGGTAAAGCAACTGGTCGAATCGGGTGAAATAGGCAGGGTTCGTTACCTACATGCCGATTTTGCCTTTTATGGCCTTGACAAAGACCCAAAAGGCCGATTGTTGAATCCGTCACTTGCTGGTGGATCCTTGTTGGATATAGGGATCTACCCGATTTTTTTGGCATACCTTTTATTTGGAAAGCCCCAGGAAATTATCGCTAGGGCTAAGTTCCATTCCACAGGGGTAGAGGTGCAGACCGCTATGCTTTTTGAGTACGAAGACAAGCAGGCCATACTGTATAGTGGTCTGGGCAATACCTCGCAGATGCGTGCTGAAATATCAGGCGAGGACGGTACCATTTTTATAGAGCCAAGATGGCACGAGGCCCAAGCCTATAGTTTGAGTAAAAATGGGGAAGAAACATGTTTTGATCTTCCTGCCACCGGCAAAGGCTATACCCATGAAATAGAGGAAGTGATCAATTGCATAGCAAGCGGAAAACTGCAGAGCGACCTTTGGTCGCATCAAAACAGTATGGAGCTTATGCAATTGATTGAAGCCGTAAAAAGGCAAGCCGACATTGCATTTTGA
- a CDS encoding M16 family metallopeptidase, with product MKNYITYIIACLFSIGLVQAQEKEMPPKGGEPKNFTLPEKEVVAFDNGLTLVMVPYGSIPKATIQFNIKTGNINEKENEVWLADLMVDLMEEGSTSKTSKQIADEMAGMGGNLNIGVGLHTTSLSSSVLYEFAPEAIALMADVLKNPKWPESELNRLKNDIKRRLSVDLSTPQNQAYRDFYATLYPDHPYGRVYPTDEQVDSYTVANIKRFYDENLGAKRTTVYVAGNFDKEAVRQAVETHLADWREGKEIDYPVAKPVTSNEVMIIDRPGAPQSTIYYGLPAPDPSHEDYLALDVTNSILGGSFASRITSNIREDKGYTYSPYSVLDAKYKTGVWYEAADVTTEHTGASLMEIKKEIEKLQNEPPSKEELEGILNYESGIYVLQNSTPNGIIGQLVFLEIHDLDEAFLKNKVQNMFAVTPEKVQEMTQKYIRPENMTLIVVGDKQKIEDQIQETIKAPLKQ from the coding sequence ATGAAAAACTATATCACATATATAATCGCTTGCCTTTTCTCAATAGGCTTGGTACAGGCCCAAGAAAAAGAGATGCCTCCCAAGGGAGGGGAACCCAAAAACTTTACCCTACCAGAAAAAGAGGTGGTCGCGTTCGATAACGGTTTGACATTGGTAATGGTACCCTATGGCTCCATTCCAAAGGCTACCATTCAGTTCAATATCAAAACAGGAAACATCAACGAAAAGGAAAATGAAGTATGGCTGGCCGATCTAATGGTCGATTTAATGGAAGAGGGCAGCACTTCAAAAACTTCAAAACAAATAGCCGATGAAATGGCCGGCATGGGCGGCAATCTCAACATTGGAGTCGGTTTGCACACAACCTCGCTGAGCAGCTCAGTGCTATATGAATTTGCCCCCGAAGCGATTGCTTTGATGGCCGATGTACTCAAGAACCCCAAATGGCCCGAAAGCGAATTGAATCGTTTGAAGAACGATATCAAAAGACGCTTGTCGGTGGATTTGTCAACGCCACAAAACCAGGCCTATCGTGATTTTTACGCTACACTTTATCCTGACCACCCCTATGGTCGTGTATATCCTACCGATGAGCAGGTCGATTCATACACCGTCGCCAATATCAAAAGGTTTTATGACGAAAACCTTGGGGCCAAAAGAACCACGGTATATGTAGCGGGTAATTTTGACAAGGAGGCCGTTCGCCAAGCTGTCGAGACCCACTTGGCCGACTGGCGCGAAGGAAAAGAAATCGATTACCCTGTGGCCAAACCCGTGACCTCCAATGAGGTTATGATCATCGACAGGCCAGGGGCTCCACAATCAACCATCTATTATGGACTGCCCGCACCTGACCCCTCACATGAAGATTATCTGGCACTTGATGTGACCAACTCTATTTTGGGCGGTTCTTTCGCTTCGCGAATCACCAGCAACATTCGAGAAGACAAAGGGTATACCTATTCGCCCTACAGCGTGTTGGATGCCAAATACAAAACCGGGGTTTGGTACGAAGCCGCCGATGTGACCACAGAACACACGGGGGCCTCTTTGATGGAAATCAAGAAGGAAATCGAAAAATTGCAGAACGAGCCACCTTCTAAGGAAGAATTGGAAGGCATCTTAAACTACGAGTCGGGCATTTATGTACTACAGAATTCCACTCCCAATGGCATCATCGGGCAGTTGGTGTTTTTGGAGATCCATGATCTCGACGAGGCATTTTTGAAGAACAAGGTGCAGAACATGTTTGCCGTTACCCCTGAAAAGGTGCAGGAGATGACCCAAAAATATATACGCCCTGAAAATATGACCTTGATTGTGGTCGGTGATAAGCAAAAAATCGAAGATCAGATTCAGGAAACGATCAAAGCTCCTTTGAAACAGTAA
- a CDS encoding TonB-dependent receptor domain-containing protein, whose translation MYRRIVLLFFLISALSFSQRPSGQGGQSQPITVTGEVVDKDTGQPLEYATIILEPVRNPESVTGGITDLNGKFEVETRPGMYNISVEYLTYETFKKERQLLRADTDLGQIALAIDVSQLEEVEVIAERTTVELRLDKKIYNVGKDLTVRGGTVSDVLDNVPSVSVDVEGNVQLRGNDDVRILINGKPSAITGLNSTDALRQLPAESIEKVEVITSPSARYDAEGSGGIINIILRRSKLQGLNGALTSNIGYPNSAGINGNLNFRAGDVNIFTNTGYNYRERPGNSLNDTDFFDASGNFTNSLREEREFDRVRKGLNANFGVEWYVNQTASITQSIFIRDSDNSSETTNTFFQEDAAGNRSSGFRFDPETEEDKTFQYSFNFDKQFNGDSEHKLTFAFQYETTDEVEESLIVQNGFDSESVRTAEDQQRLFLQTDYVVPVGKSGQFELGYRGDFNTLETDYDVVFINPTVDELGITNPSNVLDYKETINAVYTQFGTKFDKFSFLAGLRYEATRLIINQIETNDFNRNNFDGLFPTLNLNYEISEKESFQFGYNRRIRRPRSRFLNPFPSRSSPTNLFQGNPTLTPSFSNQVDLGYLKRFEKVTLNSSVYFQRATDVISFITEDTGEDTFFDGEQVSILRRTPVNLARNDRYGFEVTTNYRPSRKWNLNANFNIFNLITRGDFNGQNFDAENLSWFVRLNNKITLPAKIDWQTRMFYRGPVENAQTRNQGIFSLNLAFSKDFFNEKASLAFNISDVFNSRKRVSETVTPFFESDSEFQWRVRSFNLAFTYRFNQKKRRGGERERDFDGGDEEFGTP comes from the coding sequence ATGTACAGAAGAATTGTATTGCTCTTTTTTCTTATTTCAGCCCTATCATTTTCACAGCGGCCCTCGGGTCAGGGAGGCCAATCCCAACCCATTACCGTAACGGGTGAGGTCGTAGATAAAGATACAGGGCAGCCCCTTGAGTATGCCACCATTATACTTGAGCCGGTTCGCAACCCAGAATCTGTGACCGGTGGCATCACCGATTTAAACGGAAAATTTGAGGTAGAGACACGACCCGGCATGTATAACATCTCAGTCGAGTACCTCACCTATGAAACTTTTAAAAAAGAACGACAATTGTTACGTGCTGACACCGATCTGGGCCAGATAGCCTTGGCGATTGATGTCTCGCAACTCGAAGAGGTTGAGGTGATAGCCGAGCGTACCACGGTCGAACTTCGATTGGACAAGAAAATATACAATGTGGGCAAAGATCTGACCGTTCGCGGTGGTACCGTAAGCGACGTACTCGACAATGTGCCCTCGGTATCGGTCGATGTGGAAGGAAACGTGCAGCTTCGTGGCAACGACGACGTTCGCATACTCATCAATGGAAAGCCCTCGGCCATTACCGGTCTGAACAGCACAGATGCTTTGCGACAACTTCCGGCAGAATCAATTGAGAAAGTAGAGGTGATCACTTCACCCTCTGCGCGCTACGATGCCGAGGGATCTGGCGGAATCATCAACATTATTTTGCGAAGAAGTAAATTACAGGGCCTTAACGGCGCCCTGACCTCAAACATCGGCTACCCCAATTCTGCCGGCATCAACGGCAATCTAAATTTTAGGGCAGGTGATGTCAACATTTTCACCAATACCGGGTACAACTATCGTGAGCGTCCGGGGAACTCTTTGAACGATACCGATTTTTTTGATGCCTCGGGCAATTTTACCAATTCACTTCGTGAAGAACGCGAGTTTGACAGGGTACGAAAGGGCCTGAACGCCAATTTTGGGGTAGAATGGTATGTGAACCAAACCGCATCCATCACACAATCAATATTCATCAGGGATTCTGACAACAGCAGTGAAACGACCAATACCTTTTTTCAAGAAGATGCCGCTGGCAACAGGAGCTCTGGCTTCCGGTTCGATCCAGAAACCGAAGAAGACAAAACCTTCCAATATTCATTCAATTTCGATAAGCAGTTCAATGGAGACTCAGAACACAAGCTCACCTTTGCCTTTCAATACGAGACTACCGACGAAGTTGAAGAGTCTTTGATCGTGCAAAACGGTTTTGACAGTGAAAGTGTTCGAACCGCCGAAGACCAACAACGGCTCTTTTTACAGACCGATTATGTGGTGCCCGTGGGCAAGTCGGGCCAGTTTGAACTGGGCTACCGCGGTGATTTCAATACACTCGAAACCGATTATGATGTCGTTTTCATCAATCCGACCGTTGACGAGCTGGGCATTACCAACCCTAGTAATGTATTGGATTATAAGGAGACCATCAATGCCGTGTACACCCAATTCGGAACCAAATTCGATAAATTCTCCTTTTTGGCAGGACTGCGGTACGAGGCCACCCGGTTGATCATCAACCAAATCGAGACCAATGATTTTAACCGGAATAATTTTGACGGACTGTTTCCTACCCTAAACCTCAACTACGAGATCAGTGAAAAAGAAAGCTTTCAATTTGGCTACAATCGAAGAATTCGTCGGCCAAGATCGCGTTTTTTGAATCCGTTCCCATCGCGGTCAAGCCCGACCAATCTGTTTCAGGGCAACCCGACCCTAACTCCTTCGTTTTCAAATCAGGTCGATTTGGGCTATTTGAAACGTTTTGAAAAAGTGACGTTGAACAGTTCGGTCTATTTTCAAAGGGCAACCGATGTCATCAGCTTTATAACAGAAGATACCGGAGAAGATACCTTTTTTGATGGCGAACAGGTCAGTATCTTGAGAAGAACCCCGGTAAACCTGGCCCGAAATGACCGCTATGGTTTTGAGGTGACCACTAACTATCGCCCCAGTCGAAAATGGAACCTTAATGCCAACTTCAACATTTTCAACCTGATCACCAGGGGTGATTTCAATGGGCAGAACTTTGATGCGGAAAATTTGAGCTGGTTTGTTCGCCTGAACAATAAAATAACCCTGCCCGCCAAAATCGACTGGCAGACCCGAATGTTCTACCGCGGCCCTGTTGAAAATGCACAGACACGCAACCAGGGCATCTTCTCGTTGAATCTGGCCTTCAGCAAAGACTTTTTCAACGAAAAGGCATCACTCGCATTTAATATCAGCGATGTGTTCAATAGCCGTAAAAGGGTAAGTGAGACGGTTACGCCCTTTTTTGAGAGCGATAGCGAGTTCCAATGGCGTGTGAGAAGTTTTAATTTGGCCTTTACCTACCGGTTCAACCAAAAGAAAAGAAGAGGTGGTGAAAGAGAACGTGATTTTGACGGGGGCGACGAAGAGTTCGGTACCCCATAA